In Grus americana isolate bGruAme1 chromosome 4, bGruAme1.mat, whole genome shotgun sequence, one genomic interval encodes:
- the SMARCAD1 gene encoding SWI/SNF-related matrix-associated actin-dependent regulator of chromatin subfamily A containing DEAD/H box 1 isoform X3 produces MTKTTGLSEDIVWNCKILLKERDVVLKLMNKCEDISNKLTKQVTRITEDRGCGWNIEQPSILNQSLELKPYQKIGLNWLALLHKHGLNGILADEMGLGKTIQAIAFLAYLYQEGNKGPHLIVVPASTLDNWIREVHLWCPELNVLFYYGSQEDRKHLRVDISNKVVDFNVIVTTYNCAISSSDDRGLFRRLKLNYAIFDEGHMLKNMSSVRYQHLMTINAKNRLLLTGTPVQNNLLELMSLLNFVMPHMFSSSTSEIRRMFSSKTKSAEEQSIYEKERIAHAKQIIKPFILRRVKDEVLKQLPPKKDLIELCAMSEKQEQLYCDLLNKLKKTINSNEKNSDMGNVMMQLRKMANHPLLHRQYYTTDKLRTMSMLMLKEPTHCDANPDLIFEDMTVMTDFELHLLCKQYSHVGDFKLDMDQILDSGKFRALERILSDLKEKGDRVVLFSQFTMMLDILEVFLKHWQHRYIRLDGKTQISDRIHLIDQFNTDMGIFVFLLSTKAGGLGINLTSANVVILHDIDCNPYNDKQAEDRCHRVGQTREVKVIKLISKGTIEESMLKISQQKLKLEQDMTAADSGEEGTIPADIATLLKASLGL; encoded by the exons ATGACTAAGACTACTGGTTTGTCAGAAGACATAGTGTGGAACTGCAAGATactgctgaaggagagggaCGTGGTTCTAAAGCTCATGAATAAATGTGAAGACATTTCAAATAAACTGACAAAACAAGTAACCAGGATTACTGAAGACAGAGGATGTGGATGGAACATAGAGCAACCCTCCATTCTGAATCAGAG TTTGGAACTCAAGCCATATCAGAAGATTGGTTTGAACTGGCTAGCACTGCTGCATAAACACGGATTGAATGGCATATTGGCTGATGAAATG gGTTTAGGAAAAACAATTCAAGCGATTGCATTTCTAGCTTATCTCTACCAAGAGGGCAATAAGGGTCCCCATTTGATAGTTGTGCCAGCTTCAACATTAG ATAACTGGATAAGAGAAGTTCATCTGTGGTGTCCTGAGCTGAACGTTCTTTTTTACTATG GATCCCAGGAAGATAGGAAACATCTCAGGGTGGACATTAGTAATAAAGTTGTCGATTTCAATGTGATTGTAACTAC ATACAACTGTGCAATTAGCAGCTCAGATGATCGAGGACTGTTTCGCAGGTTGAAGCTAAACTATGCGATTTTTGATGAAGGTCATATGCTCAAGAACATGAGCTCTGTACGCTACCAGCACCTTATGACAATTAAT GCAAAGAATCGCTTACTGCTAACAGGGACTCCGGTTCAAAATAATCTGTTGGAATTGATGTCCCTCTTGAATTTTGTCATGCCGCATATGTTCAGCAGTAGCACAAGTGAAATCCGAAGGATGTTCTCTTCAAAAACA AAGAGTGCTGAAGAACAAAGCATATATGAGAAAGAGAGGATTGCACATGCAAAGCAGATAATAAAACCATTCATCTTAAGAAGAGTAAAAGATGAG gTGCTTAAACAACTACCTCCCAAAAAAGATCTCATTGAATTATGTGCCATGTCTGAGAAACAGGAGCAGCTTTACTGTGATCTCTTAAACAAGCTCAAGAAAACTATTAACAGTAATG AGAAAAACTCTGATATGGGAAATGTAATGATGCAACTTAGAAAAATGGCTAATCACCCTCTCTTGCATCGTCAGTATTACACGACTGACAAGCTCAGGACAATGTCCATGCTTATGCTCAAG GAACCCACACATTGTGATGCTAACCCTGACCTTATCTTTGAAGATATGACAGTAATGACAGATTTTGAGCTGCATTTGCTCTGTAAGCAATATTCTCACGTCGGTGACTTCAAGTTAGACATGGATCAGATCTTGGATTCTGGAAAGTTTAGAGCGCTGGAACGCATTCTCTCCGACCTTAAAGAGAAG GGTGACAGAGTTGTATTGTTTAGCCAGTTTACTATGATGCTGGATATCTTGGAAGTTTTCCTAAAGCACTGGCAGCATAGATACATTAGGTTGGATGGAAAAACACAGATTTCTGATCG AATACATCTAATAGATCAGTTCAATACAGATATGGGTATATTTGTATTCCTCCTGTCAACCAAAGCTGGTGGCTTAGGAATTAATCTGACCTCGGCAAACGTTGTTATTCTTCATGACATTGATTGCAACCCATACAATGATAAGCAAGCAGAAGATCGATGCCATAGAGTAGGTCAGACAAG AGAAGTAAAAGTCATAAAGCTAATCAGTAAGGGGACTATTGAGGAATCCATGCTCAAAATCAGCCAGCAGAAATTGAAGTTAGAACAAGATATGACTGCAGCAGATTCAG GAGAAGAAGGAACCATTCCAGCAGATATAGCCACACTATTGAAAGCTTCGTTAGGTCtctaa